A section of the Citrus sinensis cultivar Valencia sweet orange chromosome 8, DVS_A1.0, whole genome shotgun sequence genome encodes:
- the LOC102620297 gene encoding probable flavin-containing monooxygenase 1: MEKKQIAIVGAGVSGLLACKYLLSKGFHPIVFEARSDIGGAWIKTVETTMLQTPKQLYQFSDYPWPDSVTTDFPDHNQVLDYIQSYASHFDLRKHIKFNRKVVGIEFEGLSGEDGKSWSFWNGNGQPFGSRGKWTVAVEDAKNHSTEVHQVDFVILCVGRFSDVPNIPEFPPKKGPEAFHGKVIHSMDYSDMDYEAAANLVKGKRVTVVGLQKSALDIAMECTTANGLENPCTVLYRTEHWNIPDYFPWGFPLAYLYLNRFAELLVHKPGEGFLLSLLATMLSPLRWAISKFVEADIKKKHRLAKFGMVPKHSFLQELSSCLTITVPEKFYDKVEEGSIILKKSQDFSFCEDGIVVDGQTTPLKADLVILATGFKGDVKLKNIFLSQTFQDYLAGSPTEKLPLYREIIHPQIPQLAIIGFSESISNLYTSEMRCRWLAELLDGAVKLPSIKEMEEDMRKWDEYMKRYSGKYYRRSCIGALHIWYNDQLCKDMGWNPKRKKGWFAELFEPYGPVDYAPPSTSN; encoded by the exons ATGGAGAAGAAACAAATAGCCATTGTCGGTGCTGGTGTCAGTGGTCTTCTTGCCTGTAAGTATCTTCTGTCAAAAGGGTTTCATCCTATTGTTTTCGAAGCTCGAAGTGACATTGGAGGAGCATGGATCAAAACTGTGGAGACTACAATGCTACAAACTCCTAAACAACTGTATCAGTTCTCAGATTATCCTTGGCCGGATTCAGTCACTACAGATTTTCCGGACCATAATCAGGTCTTGGATTATATTCAATCTTATGCCAGTCACTTCGACTTGCGTAAGcacatcaaattcaataggAAGGTTGTTGGCATTGAATTTGAAGGCCTTTCTGGTGAAGATGGGAAGTCATGGAGCTTTTGGAATGGCAATGGTCAGCCCTTTGGCTCCCGAGGCAAATGGACGGTTGCCGTAGAGGATGCCAAGAACCACTCGACTGAG GTTCATCAAGTGGACTTTGTGATTCTGTGTGTGGGGCGATTCAGCGATGTACCAAACATTCCAGAGTTTCCTCCAAAGAAAGGACCAGAAGCATTTCATGGGAAGGTGATACACTCCATGGACTACAGCGACATGGATTACGAAGCCGCTGCCAACCTTGTCAAAGGGAAGAGAGTTACAGTTGTTGGGCTTCAGAAATCCGCATTGGACATTGCAATGGAGTGCACAACAGCGAATG GTTTGGAAAATCCATGCACAGTCTTATACAGGACGGAGCACTGGAACATCCCCGATTACTTTCCCTGGGGGTTTCCTCTAGCGTATTTATACCTGAACCGTTTCGCTGAGCTATTGGTTCATAAGCCTGGAGAAGGTTTCCTGCTAAGTCTCTTGGCAACAATGCTTTCGCCGCTG AGATGggcaatttcaaaatttgttgaaGCTGATATTAAGAAGAAGCATCGTTTGGCAAAGTTTGGGATGGTGCCGAAACATAGTTTCCTGCAAGAACTCAGTTCATGTTTGACCATAACAGTCCCGGAAAAGTTCTATGACAAAGTTGAAGAGGGCAGCATCATTTTGAAGAAATCTCAAGACTTCAGTTTCTGTGAAGACGGCATAGTGGTTGACGGTCAAACTACACCTCTGAAGGCAGATTTGGTCATATTGGCTACGGGCTTCAAGGGTGATGTGAAGCTCAAAAACATATTTCTGTCCCAAACATTTCAAGATTACTTAGCAGGCTCCCCTACCGAAAAACTTCCACTCTACAG GGAAATCATTCATCCCCAGATTCCTCAACTAGCAATAATTGGATTCTCAGAAAGTATATCAAACTTGTACACCTCAGAGATGAGATGTCGGTGGCTAGCTGAGCTTCTCGATGGGGCGGTCAAACTACCTAGCATAAAGGAGATGGAGGAAGACATGAGAAAATGGGATGAATACATGAAGCGATACTCCGGCAAGTACTACCGGAGATCATGCATTGGTGCCCTTCACATTTGGTACAATGATCAATTGTGCAAGGATATGGGATGGAACCCCAAGAGAAAGAAGGGATGGTTTGCTGAATTGTTTGAGCCTTACGGACCAGTGGATTATGCTCCACCTTCAACAAGCAATTAA